Proteins from a genomic interval of Rubinisphaera italica:
- a CDS encoding glycosyltransferase family 2 protein: MITTVDHSSCSPELLEDNLANVWVIIPVYNEEASLPLVLKDLPKVGQILVVDNGSTDRSASIAVQHGATVVTEPRRGYGSACLAGIQAIRELITEDSRPEIVVFIDGDYSDHSDLLPLLVRPILQGQVDFVAGSRMLGEREPGAMPPAAVFGNWLAPLLMWLCWGAKFTDLGPFRAITWQALEKLGMSDRNFGWTVEMQIKATVARLRCHEIPVPYRRRVGKSKISGTISGSVKAGYKILYTIARYRWLTWWQR, encoded by the coding sequence ATGATCACTACTGTTGACCATAGTTCATGTTCTCCAGAGCTTCTGGAAGACAATCTGGCAAATGTATGGGTGATCATACCGGTTTACAATGAAGAAGCCTCCCTGCCACTTGTGTTAAAGGATCTGCCCAAAGTCGGACAGATCCTGGTTGTAGACAATGGTTCGACTGATCGCTCAGCATCAATCGCCGTGCAACACGGAGCCACTGTCGTTACCGAACCCCGACGTGGATATGGCTCTGCATGTCTGGCAGGAATACAAGCAATCCGTGAACTGATAACGGAGGATTCACGTCCCGAAATCGTCGTTTTCATTGATGGCGACTATAGCGATCATTCAGATTTGCTGCCTTTACTGGTGAGACCAATTTTACAGGGGCAGGTCGACTTTGTAGCTGGTTCTCGAATGTTGGGTGAACGTGAACCAGGAGCGATGCCTCCTGCTGCGGTGTTTGGAAACTGGTTGGCTCCTTTGCTGATGTGGCTGTGCTGGGGGGCTAAATTTACGGATCTGGGCCCATTCCGCGCAATTACGTGGCAAGCACTAGAGAAACTCGGGATGTCTGATCGAAATTTTGGTTGGACGGTGGAAATGCAGATCAAAGCGACAGTCGCCCGACTCAGATGCCATGAGATTCCCGTGCCGTATCGCCGCCGCGTTGGAAAGAGCAAAATCAGTGGCACGATTAGCGGATCAGTCAAAGCGGGTTACAAGATTCTGTACACAATTGCTCGATATCGCTGGCTGACATGGTGGCAACGGTGA
- a CDS encoding dipeptidase produces the protein MFSQVEEYLNAHRAEHVETLQEFLRIPSVSADSQKQPEMLKAAGLVHQMLERAGMNAKIHETAGHPIVTGEWREAGAEAPTVLIYGHYDVQPPDPLDLWTTPPFDPQIRDGKIYARGATDDKGQAITHILAVEAWMKTVGKLPVNVIFVIEGEEEVGSNNLDLFLEAKKEEYACDVAVVSDTSMYAPDLPAITYGLRGILACEVKVTGPNRDLHSGVFGGAVTNPINALTQMLSKVQDENGRILIPGFYDDVIELSDEERKQFSDLPFELGDFKKDLNIERVHGEEGYSTTERRWARPTFDINGIYGGYQGEGPKTIVPSYAVAKITCRLVPDQNAKQLTAALKSMLESVCPPGIRMEFKDFHGCEGLVFNTSGDHFQAASRAIAHAFGKEPVFIREGGSIPVVASFEEIFGVETLLLGWGLNSDNLHSPNEHFHLANFHRGTLASAKLWEELGR, from the coding sequence ATGTTTTCTCAAGTTGAAGAATATCTGAACGCACATCGAGCCGAGCATGTGGAGACTTTGCAGGAGTTTTTGCGGATTCCGAGTGTGAGTGCCGATTCGCAGAAGCAGCCGGAGATGCTGAAGGCGGCTGGGCTTGTGCACCAAATGCTCGAACGGGCAGGCATGAACGCCAAAATTCACGAAACAGCCGGGCATCCGATTGTGACGGGGGAATGGCGGGAGGCGGGGGCGGAGGCTCCGACTGTGCTGATTTATGGACATTACGATGTCCAGCCGCCCGATCCTCTCGACCTGTGGACGACGCCGCCGTTTGATCCGCAGATTCGTGATGGAAAAATCTATGCCCGGGGTGCCACCGATGATAAGGGTCAGGCGATTACGCATATTCTGGCTGTCGAAGCCTGGATGAAAACCGTGGGCAAGTTGCCTGTGAATGTGATTTTTGTGATTGAGGGGGAAGAGGAAGTCGGCAGTAATAATCTGGATCTATTTCTGGAAGCGAAGAAAGAGGAGTACGCCTGCGACGTGGCTGTGGTGAGTGATACGAGCATGTACGCTCCCGACCTGCCGGCGATTACTTATGGACTGCGGGGAATTCTGGCCTGTGAAGTGAAAGTGACGGGGCCGAATCGCGATTTGCACAGCGGCGTGTTTGGCGGAGCGGTGACGAATCCGATTAATGCGTTGACGCAAATGCTGTCCAAGGTGCAGGACGAAAACGGCCGTATTCTCATTCCCGGATTTTATGACGATGTGATCGAGCTTTCCGATGAAGAACGGAAACAGTTTTCTGATTTGCCGTTTGAGCTGGGGGACTTTAAGAAGGATCTCAACATCGAGCGTGTGCATGGCGAAGAGGGTTACTCGACGACCGAACGTCGTTGGGCGCGGCCGACTTTTGATATCAATGGCATTTACGGCGGCTATCAGGGAGAGGGGCCGAAGACGATTGTGCCTTCGTATGCGGTGGCGAAAATTACGTGCAGACTGGTGCCGGATCAAAACGCAAAACAACTGACCGCGGCTCTGAAATCGATGCTCGAATCGGTTTGCCCGCCGGGAATTCGGATGGAGTTCAAAGATTTCCACGGCTGCGAAGGGCTCGTGTTCAACACCTCGGGCGACCATTTTCAAGCGGCGTCGCGGGCGATTGCTCATGCGTTCGGCAAGGAGCCGGTGTTTATTCGCGAAGGGGGATCAATTCCCGTTGTGGCCTCGTTCGAAGAAATTTTCGGAGTCGAAACCCTGCTCCTCGGCTGGGGCCTCAACAGCGACAACCTGCACAGCCCGAACGAGCATTTTCATCTGGCCAATTTTCATCGGGGGACGTTGGCAAGTGCGAAGTTGTGGGAGGAGCTGGGGAGGTAG
- a CDS encoding DUF547 domain-containing protein, whose protein sequence is MKRSAIGVITIGIALAGWWATTTLAGPTITVGRNVPANQQVPVDKIDHSIWNSLLSKYVDNNGYVDYSTWKASSADQQLLDTYIQQLSAASFSTNSTREAKLAFWINAYNAVSVKGILREYPTTSIRNHTAKVYGYNIWKDLQLLVGSQPYSLEAIEHEVLRKMGEPRIHFAIVCASIGCPRLYNEAYTASKLDEQLTLNTQAFFADPTKFTADTASGTIQVSPIMKWFAEDFGSNTAAQMKTIAPYVPDQAQALTASGQARVNYLDYDWGLNDQAKVRGSSRR, encoded by the coding sequence ATGAAACGTAGTGCCATCGGAGTCATCACAATCGGAATCGCCCTTGCTGGATGGTGGGCCACGACCACACTGGCTGGTCCCACCATCACTGTGGGGCGGAATGTTCCTGCCAACCAGCAGGTGCCGGTTGACAAAATCGATCATTCAATATGGAATTCTTTGCTCTCCAAGTATGTCGATAACAATGGATATGTGGACTACTCGACCTGGAAAGCTTCATCGGCCGACCAGCAGTTGCTGGATACGTACATTCAGCAACTTTCAGCGGCTTCTTTCTCAACAAATTCGACCCGGGAAGCCAAGCTCGCATTCTGGATTAATGCTTACAATGCAGTGAGTGTCAAGGGGATACTGCGGGAGTATCCCACGACAAGTATTCGTAATCACACGGCAAAGGTCTATGGCTATAACATTTGGAAGGACTTGCAGTTACTCGTTGGGAGTCAACCGTATTCTCTAGAAGCCATCGAACACGAAGTATTGCGAAAAATGGGAGAGCCAAGAATTCACTTTGCCATCGTCTGTGCCTCCATTGGATGTCCGAGACTTTATAATGAAGCTTATACAGCCAGTAAACTCGATGAACAACTCACGCTGAACACTCAGGCATTTTTTGCCGATCCAACAAAGTTTACAGCGGATACCGCAAGCGGCACGATTCAGGTCTCTCCGATTATGAAGTGGTTTGCAGAGGATTTTGGGAGTAACACTGCGGCTCAGATGAAAACGATCGCTCCGTATGTTCCCGATCAAGCGCAAGCGTTGACTGCCAGCGGCCAGGCGCGAGTCAATTATCTGGATTATGACTGGGGTCTGAATGATCAGGCAAAGGTTCGTGGTTCAAGTCGTCGTTAA
- the cas2 gene encoding CRISPR-associated endonuclease Cas2, which yields MWLFTMFDLPVKTKKERRNYTRFRNLLLDNGFTQMQYSVYARFCVSEEIADTHKSRLERALPPKGYVRLLAVTDRQFAKMQSFYGKNATEIESKPDQLSLF from the coding sequence ATGTGGCTCTTCACCATGTTTGACCTGCCTGTGAAAACGAAAAAGGAACGTCGCAATTACACTCGTTTCCGCAATTTATTACTTGATAATGGCTTCACTCAAATGCAATACTCTGTGTATGCAAGATTTTGCGTGAGCGAAGAAATAGCCGATACGCACAAATCCCGCTTGGAGCGAGCCTTGCCGCCCAAAGGATACGTGCGTCTGCTGGCAGTGACAGATCGACAATTTGCCAAAATGCAAAGTTTTTACGGTAAAAATGCAACCGAAATCGAATCTAAACCTGATCAACTCTCCCTTTTCTGA
- a CDS encoding IS30 family transposase encodes MSHTHLTAEERDSIAHMHALGHSRIEIARELSRDPSTISRELRRNSDATGKYFAGKADRKARRRRQLCKLPWKLNHAPLKEFLLDKLSLKWSPEQIAGQLLRLHPREARMRISIETIYAWIKANKKQGGNIYRQLRQSRKKRRKRYGTGISRRCDPTKKPMDQRPVSARNRSRIGHWESDTIEGQKGTGYIVTHVERKTGYLVASYLPDKKASTLNAASVFAFEGLPSSLIRTLTTDNGSEFSGHRELEQALHCAIYFAPARQPWQRGQNENTNGLLRQYFLKGSDFRKLKAEDIQAAVMELNNRPRKKYQFKSPHELFEPKTRAFQN; translated from the coding sequence ATGTCACACACGCATCTTACTGCTGAGGAACGTGATTCCATAGCGCACATGCACGCCCTGGGACACTCTCGAATAGAAATTGCGCGCGAGTTATCCCGAGACCCCAGCACGATCTCCCGAGAACTGCGGCGGAATTCGGATGCGACCGGGAAGTATTTCGCCGGGAAAGCCGACCGCAAAGCGCGACGGCGTCGACAACTCTGCAAACTCCCCTGGAAACTCAACCACGCTCCGCTCAAAGAATTCCTGCTCGATAAGTTGTCTCTCAAGTGGTCGCCGGAACAGATTGCAGGTCAACTCTTGCGACTGCATCCTCGGGAGGCCAGAATGCGAATATCCATTGAGACGATTTACGCCTGGATCAAAGCAAACAAAAAGCAGGGCGGCAACATCTACAGGCAGCTGCGTCAATCGAGAAAGAAACGCCGCAAACGCTACGGCACAGGGATCTCCAGACGATGCGACCCGACCAAAAAGCCAATGGATCAGCGACCGGTTTCTGCACGCAATCGTTCGCGGATCGGGCACTGGGAATCGGATACCATCGAGGGTCAAAAGGGGACCGGCTACATTGTCACGCATGTCGAACGCAAGACCGGCTATCTTGTGGCGAGCTATCTGCCGGACAAGAAAGCATCGACGTTGAACGCGGCTTCGGTGTTTGCGTTTGAGGGGTTGCCATCGTCATTGATTCGAACTTTGACGACGGACAACGGGAGTGAGTTTTCGGGTCATCGAGAGTTGGAGCAAGCCCTGCATTGTGCGATCTATTTTGCTCCGGCTCGCCAGCCGTGGCAACGCGGCCAGAATGAGAACACCAACGGGCTTCTGCGGCAATACTTCCTGAAGGGGAGCGATTTCCGTAAACTGAAAGCCGAGGATATTCAAGCGGCTGTGATGGAGTTGAACAACCGGCCTCGCAAAAAGTACCAATTCAAATCACCACACGAACTGTTCGAACCCAAAACCCGTGCATTTCAAAATTGA
- the cas1 gene encoding type II CRISPR-associated endonuclease Cas1, translating to MRNRILEISEVPARLRIERRQLVIESEPRSERIPLEDVAVLVVAHPQVSYTQAVLAELAASGGTFVTCDRSRMPIGILLPLDGNSIQNERFRHQLELSKPRQKQAWKQIIKAKVHMQATLLEIRLQTDAGLRPLISQIRSGDPSNIEGRAARKYWTALFGSDFRRDRDAADHNRLLNYGYAILRAATARAIVAAGLHPSLGLHHHNKYNAYCLADDLMEPYRPIVDRAVAELVDDYDETPEMNQEVRACLLRSLLSSFLISQQQRSLFNALSRTASSLVSIIQGNSDQLELPEDFAHAPA from the coding sequence ATGCGAAATCGTATTCTGGAAATTTCGGAAGTACCGGCTCGTCTACGGATTGAACGGCGACAGCTGGTAATTGAATCCGAACCGAGATCCGAACGGATCCCTCTGGAAGATGTGGCTGTGCTGGTCGTCGCTCATCCTCAGGTCAGTTATACCCAGGCCGTGCTTGCGGAACTGGCGGCTTCGGGCGGAACCTTCGTCACCTGCGATCGCTCCCGCATGCCGATCGGAATTTTACTGCCACTCGATGGAAACTCGATCCAGAACGAACGCTTTCGGCATCAATTGGAACTTTCCAAACCCAGGCAGAAGCAAGCCTGGAAACAGATCATCAAAGCCAAAGTGCATATGCAGGCCACCTTACTGGAAATTCGCCTGCAAACGGATGCCGGCTTGCGACCTTTGATTTCTCAAATCCGCTCGGGCGATCCCTCCAATATCGAAGGTCGAGCCGCCCGCAAATATTGGACAGCTCTTTTCGGCAGCGATTTCCGACGGGATCGTGATGCAGCCGATCATAATCGACTCCTCAACTATGGCTACGCAATCCTGCGGGCAGCCACCGCTCGAGCCATTGTCGCAGCCGGCCTGCACCCATCTCTGGGATTGCATCACCACAATAAATACAACGCTTATTGTCTGGCCGACGATTTGATGGAGCCATACCGCCCTATTGTCGATCGTGCAGTTGCCGAACTGGTCGATGATTATGACGAGACGCCGGAAATGAATCAGGAAGTGCGGGCCTGCTTATTACGTTCTTTGTTGAGTTCGTTTCTGATCAGCCAGCAGCAACGCAGCCTGTTCAATGCTCTGAGCCGGACCGCGTCTTCGCTCGTGTCGATCATTCAGGGAAATTCTGATCAACTCGAATTGCCGGAGGACTTCGCCCATGCCCCGGCGTGA